The Polynucleobacter sp. MWH-UH2A DNA segment GGCTCAGAAAAATCTAAACTGAACTCTTGCAATGTATTACCCGCATTCAGAGTGCAAGCGGAGTCAGCTTGTCGATATCGAGTCTTAGCGAAGTAAGCACCAGGAGCTGGCGCATCGCCTGCAATCCAACTGGCATCCATTGCCTCAAGGCGGCTGGCCAATAGCCACGGGTGCTCATGGCCTTGCACGACATATAAAGTATTGTTTGCAACGTCTTTACGAGCTACATACCAAGCATCGCCAGTACCATCCTGGCTTCCACCCAAACCAATCCCTTTGCGTTGACCTAAGGTGAAAAAGGCTAAGCCCATATGCTCGCCAACTATTTTTCCTTCAGGGGTTTTGATTGGACCCGGTATACGCGGTAGATAACGATTCAGAAATTCTCTGAAGGGTCTCTCACCAATAAAGCAAATGCCGGTGGAATCTTTTTTCTTGGCATTATGTAAGCCAATTTTTTCTGCAATCGTTCGCACTTCTGTTTTTGGAATTTCACCCAAAGGAAACATAACGTTCGCTAGCTGTTGCTGAGTTAAACGATGCAAGAAGTAACTTTGATCTTTGCTTGAATCCAATGCTTTTAATA contains these protein-coding regions:
- the mnmA gene encoding tRNA 2-thiouridine(34) synthase MnmA, which encodes MIQLNSSAIPPTNPKKVVIGMSGGVDSSVAAWMLKEQGYEVVGLFMKNWEDDDNDEYCSARQDWLDVVSVADLIGIDVEAVNFAAEYRERVFADFLREYAAGRTPNPDVLCNAEIKFKAFLDHAMSLGADAIATGHYARVRHENGRVQLLKALDSSKDQSYFLHRLTQQQLANVMFPLGEIPKTEVRTIAEKIGLHNAKKKDSTGICFIGERPFREFLNRYLPRIPGPIKTPEGKIVGEHMGLAFFTLGQRKGIGLGGSQDGTGDAWYVARKDVANNTLYVVQGHEHPWLLASRLEAMDASWIAGDAPAPGAYFAKTRYRQADSACTLNAGNTLQEFSLDFSEPQWAVTPGQSAVLYDGDICLGGGIISA